In Doryrhamphus excisus isolate RoL2022-K1 chromosome 21, RoL_Dexc_1.0, whole genome shotgun sequence, a single genomic region encodes these proteins:
- the otulina gene encoding OTU deubiquitinase with linear linkage specificity a: MSWVKFASKIEDDVFDETADELEVSSKEWESSMKKRIRDGYVDGADAGEDASLSVGFREGFREGAARTVAVGRLRGIISAIGSWYQIQHPDQLVPVSIKDLLQRVSEHERSIVEQVKKEMEISHPSVDDVSENMEDLEVVQQAGPAEGCRKSDCCKRTEQMDTESHLRSQTSHSACNANSTACGDGFSELLQRCMDLVLQMGLPLELMEHIEELKNL; this comes from the exons ATGTCTTGGGTTAAATTTGCGTCTAAAATCGAGGACGACGTTTTTGACGAAACCGCGGACGAACTTGAAGTTTCGAGTAAAGAATGGGAGTCCAGTATGAAGAAAAGAATCAGG GATGGTTATGTGGACGGTGCTGACGCCGGGGAAGATGCTTCACTGTCGGTGGGCTTCAGAGAAGGCTTCAGGGAAGGAGCGGCTAGGACTGTGGCTGTTGGTCGACTTCGAGGAATTATAAG TGCGATTGGAAGCTGGTACCAAATCCAGCATCCAGACCAGCTCGTCCCCGTCTCGATCAAAGACCTCCTGCAGCGTGTGTCAGAACACGAACGATCTATCGTAGAGCAAGTCAAGAAAGAAATGGAGATCTCGCATCCTAGCGTGGACGACGTGTCGGAGAACATGGAGGACCTGGAGGTGGTGCAGCAGGCGGGCCCAGCAGAGGGCTGCCGCAAGAGTGACTGCTGCAAGCGAACAGAACAAATGGACACAGAGTCTCATCTCAGGTCACAAACGTCTCATTCCGCGTGTAACGCAAACTCAACCGCTTGTGGAGACGGCTTCAGTGAGCTGCTGCAGCGATGCATGGATCTCGTTTTGCAGATGGGACTGCCTTTGGAGCTGATGGAGCACATAGAAGAACTGAAGAACCTTTAA
- the LOC131108591 gene encoding activin receptor type-2B-like codes for MRRRNRALMILLMGTLSAGLTAGHAPTRECLYYNVNYEMEQTNQSGVERCEGDVDKRSHCYASWTNESGAIELVKKGCWLDDFNCYDREECVSTEESPQVFFCCCEGNMCNRKFTHLPDAAAPLIQAPVPSIGVLQVIFYCLLPVTMLSVILLATVWMYHHRKPPYGHVDITEDPVPPPASPMPALKPLQLLEVKARGRFGCVWKAQIMNDFVAVKVFPIQNKRSWQNEREVFTTAGMKHENILRFIGAEQRGRHLEAELWLITEFHERGSLCDFLKANVISWLELCHIGGSMACGLAYLHEDVPRIKGEGAKPAIAHRDFKSKNILLRSDLTAVIGDFGLAVPFESGTPPGETHGQVGTWRYMAPEVLEGAINFQRDAFLRIDMYALGLVLWELLTRCKAADGPAGEYLLPFEEEVGQHPSLEDLQEVVVHKKLRPAFKDVWLKHNGLYHVCETVSECWDHDAEARLSAGCVHERMGQVSRLTCAVAPPTSSSSSLSSSVPPVAMVTNMDLPAKESTM; via the exons ATGAGGCGGCGGAACCGAGCTTTGATGATTCTCCTGATGGGAACTTTGAGTGCAG GTCTTACGGCTGGCCACGCCCCCACTAGAGAATGCCTCTACTACAACGTCAACTACGAGATGGAGCAGACCAACCAGAGCGGCGTGGAGCGCTGCGAGGGCGACGTCGACAAGCGCTCGCACTGTTACGCCTCCTGGACCAACGAGTCGGGTGCCATTGAGCTGGTGAAGAAAGGATGCTGGCTTGACGACTTCAACTGCTACGACCG TGAGGAGTGCGTGTCCACCGAGGAGAGTCCTCAGGTCTTCTTCTGTTGCTGTGAGGGAAACATGTGTAACCGCAAGTTCACACACCTGCCGGATGCCGCCGCCCCAC TCATCCAGGCTCCGGTCCCAAGCATCGGTGTGTTACAAGTCATCTTTTACTGCCTGCTGCCCGTCACCATGCTGTCAGTCATTCTGCTCGCCACCGTTTGGATGTACCACCACCGTAAACCTCCTTATGGACACGTGGACATCACAGAG GACCCGGTTCCTCCGCCTGCCTCCCCCATGCCAGCGCTCAAGCCGCTGCAGTTGCTTGAGGTGAAAGCCAGGGGGCGTTTTGGCTGTGTCTGGAAGGCCCAAATAATGAACGACTTTGTGGCTGTCAAGGTGTTCCCTATCCAG AACAAAAGGTCCTGGCAGAATGAGCGAGAGGTGTTCACCACCGCAGGAATGAAGCATGAAAACATTCTGAGGTTCATCGGCGCCGAGCAGCGAGGGCGCCATCTGGAGGCGGAACTGTGGCTCATCACAGAGTTCCATGAGCGG GGTTCGTTGTGCGATTTCCTGAAGGCGAACGTCATCAGTTGGTTGGAGTTGTGTCACATCGGGGGGTCGATGGCGTGCGGTCTGGCGTACCTGCACGAAGATGTACCTCGAATCAAAGGCGAAGGAGCCAAACCCGCCATCGCCCACAG GGACTTCAAGAGCAAGAACATCCTGTTGCGTTCAGACCTCACCGCCGTCATCGGAGATTTCGGCCTCGCCGTGCCCTTTGAGTCAGGAACGCCGCCCGGAGAGACGCACGGACAG GTGGGGACATGGCGCTACATGGCTCCTGAGGTTCTAGAAGGCGCCATCAACTTCCAGCGGGACGCCTTTCTAAGGATCGACATGTACGCTTTGGGTCTAGTCCTGTGGGAGCTCCTGACACGCTGCAAAGCCGCCGATG GCCCAGCAGGCGAGTACCTGCTGCCGTTTGAGGAGGAAGTGGGTCAGCATCCGTCACTGGAGGACCTTCAGGAAGTTGTCGTCCACAAGAAGCTGAGGCCGGCCTTCAAAGACGTTTGGCTGAAACACAAT GGTCTCTACCATGTGTGCGAGACAGTGTCGGAATGTTGGGACCACGACGCTGAGGCCCGACTATCGGCCGGCTGCGTCCACGAACGCATGGGTCAAGTGAGTCGTCTCACTTGCGCCGTAGCCCCACccacctcatcctcctcctcgttgTCGTCGTCTGTCCCTCCAGTTGCAATGGTAACCAATATGGACCTCCCGGCCAAAGAGTCCACCATGTGA